The following coding sequences are from one Capsicum annuum cultivar UCD-10X-F1 chromosome 3, UCD10Xv1.1, whole genome shotgun sequence window:
- the LOC107861903 gene encoding protein ASPARTIC PROTEASE IN GUARD CELL 1-like, whose amino-acid sequence MHLFGFNKSDVNPLPSFYFPSSLPFFPSPPPLLIFTSYTLFSSQFLSFHLSISSLPNNKKMAKFCLFLLFISLVSFPSVLSRSLSSSSSHPHSQIFDVATSLKKTVQVLSSQDFQQEAIKSTHSNSSSFSLSVYPRSALVKPSHKDYAALTLSRLERDSARVSSLNMKLQLSLSNFTHSDLKPVQTMLQPEELQAPITSGASQGSGEYFTRLGLGEPAKEFYMVLDTGSDITWVQCEPCSDCYQQSDPIYNPSGSSTYSRLSCDAAQCSALDVSACSTQSCLYQVSYGDGSFTVGEFATETVSFGRSGSFPKVAIGCGHDNEGLFVGAAGLVALGGGSLSLPTQIKASSFSYCFVDRDSPSSSTLDFNSARPSDSVVAPLLRNSRRSTYFYVGLTGISIGGQMLSIPASVFQVDGSGNGGIIVDSGTAVTRLQSIAYNALRDTFVKYTQSLPSGGQFALFDTCYDLSSMKSVNVPTIAFHFSGGKTLSLHPKNYLVPVSSAGKFCLAFAPTEGSLSIIGNIQQQGTRVSYDLANNLVGFSPDKC is encoded by the coding sequence atgCATTTGTTTGGATTCAACAAGTCTGACGTGAACCCCCTCCCTTCCTTTTATTTTCCCTCGTCTTTACCCTTTttcccttctcctcctcctctacTTATATTCACTTCTTACACTCTCTTTTCTTCTCAAttcctttcttttcatttatCAATTTCCTCCCTacccaataataaaaaaatggcaaaattttgcttatttcttctttttatttctcttgtttCTTTCCCCTCTGTTCTCTCTCGTTCCTTGTCATCCTCTTCTTCACATCCACACTCACAAATCTTCGACGTTGCTACATCTCTTAAGAAAACTGTTCAAGTTCTCTCTTCACAAGATTTTCAACAAGAAGCAATTAAGAGTACCCATTCTaattcttcttcattttctctttcagtTTATCCTCGTTCCGCTCTTGTTAAGCCCAGCCATAAAGATTATGCAGCTTTAACTCTCTCTAGACTCGAACGTGACTCAGCTCGAGTGTCTTCACTCAACATGAAGCTCCAGCTTTCGCTAAGTAACTTTACTCATTCGGATCTTAAGCCGGTTCAGACCATGTTACAGCCTGAGGAACTTCAGGCTCCTATTACTTCCGGAGCTAGTCAGGGGAGTGGTGAGTATTTTACTCGGCTCGGGTTGGGTGAACCGGCCAAGGAGTTCTATATGGTGCTTGATACTGGCAGTGATATTACTTGGGTTCAATGTGAGCCATGCTCCGATTGTTATCAACAGTCGGATCCAATATACAACCCGTCGGGTTCAAGCACATACAGTCGGCTATCTTGTGATGCAGCTCAGTGTTCGGCTCTTGATGTTTCGGCTTGTTCGACTCAGTCGTGTCTATATCAGGTCTCGTATGGAGATGGCTCGTTTACTGTAGGAGAATTTGCTACTGAAACGGTGTCGTTTGGGAGGTCTGGTTCGTTTCCTAAAGTTGCTATAGGTTGTGGCCACGATAATGAAGGGTTATTTGTTGGTGCTGCTGGCTTGGTTGCTTTAGGCGGTGGCTCTTTATCTCTACCGACTCAGATCAAAGCGTCGTCGTTTTCGTACTGTTTTGTCGATCGAGACTCTCCTTCATCGTCTACGTTGGATTTCAATTCGGCTCGACCCAGTGACTCCGTGGTTGCCCCGTTGCTACGTAACTCGAGAAGGAGCACTTATTTCTACGTCGGACTCACCGGAATCAGCATCGGCGGGCAGATGTTGTCAATTCCGGCGTCGGTGTTTCAGGTGGACGGAAGTGGAAATGGAGGAATAATTGTTGATTCCGGCACGGCGGTGACTCGGTTACAGAGCATTGCATACAATGCTCTACGCGACACTTTCGTGAAATACACTCAGAGTTTGCCGTCCGGCGGGCAATTCGCGCTGTTCGATACCTGCTATGACTTGTCGTCGATGAAAAGTGTGAATGTTCCGACGATTGCATTTCATTTCTCCGGTGGCAAAACGCTGTCGTTGCACCCGAAGAATTACCTGGTACCGGTGAGTTCGGCGGGAAAATTCTGCCTGGCTTTTGCTCCGACCGAAGGGTCGCTGTCAATTATTGGAAACATACAGCAACAAGGGACACGTGTCAGTTATGACCTGGCCAACAATCTTGTTGGATTTAGTCCCGACAAATGTTAA